The genomic segment TGTTTGGCGTGGCGCTGTTCTTGGCGGGGCTCATCTTTGGGATGGCGCGCGAAGAGGCGGTTTGGCAGCGCGCGGCAATCCATAATCACGCGGCGCACTGGACACGCGACTCGGCCGGGCAATGGATATTTCACTGGGGGCCCGAGCCGGGGGAACCAGGGGAGTAGCCAGCTCTCAGGCAGCGCGTTGCACTCCACGAATGGTGGACAGCCACACACTTTTGCGAGGGCGACTTTTCTTGCCGCATTGTGGTCGTTTGACTAGAATCTTCTATGGCCAGGGGGGAGAAATCCTGCCGTGGTCTGCCCAGCGGGGCCAAAACGAATTGGAAACAACCTCTTCCATGTTCGTGCTGCCGGTGAACTTTTTGGCGAGCCGATAGAAAGTCCGCAGGGTGCTTGAGTTAAGCCACGGCCGCGTGTACAGCCGCACGCGTCGCTTGCGACGCGCGTCGGATCACACAACCCGAGGCGTTTTAGCACCCCCGTGTTAACTGCGGGCTCTCAAAAACACACCGCCACGGCATTACGGCGGAGGAAGTTTTCTCCCTCGGGAGAAATATGGGTGTCGTGTTGTGAACCACATTGCGACACCCTTTTTTCTTGCGCATGAACACAGCCAAGCCAATTGCATCCGACGCTTCGACCGCGGCTCAACAGGCCGCGCTGGTCGACTGTCTGCGCGGCTATGGGAGTTGCCTGGTGGCGCTGTCGGCCGGAGTGGATAGCGCGGTGGTGGCCAAGGCGGCGCAAGTGGCGTTGGGCGCCAAGGCGGTGGCCGTCACCGGACAAAGCGCCAGCCTGGCGAGCGGTGAGTTGGAACAAGCAATTGAACTGGCTCGGCAGATTGGCATTCGCCACGAGGTGGTGGCGACGCAGGAATTTGGCAAGGCCGAGTACCTGGCCAACGCGCCCGATCGCTGCTACCACTGCAAGACCGAGTTGTACACGCAGCTAGAGCCAATCGCGGCGCGGCTGGGCGCGCGCGTGATCGCCAACGGCGCGAACCTCGACGACCAAGGAGATTATCGGCCCGGAATGAACGCCGCGCGCGAACATGAGGTGCGCAGTCCGCTGTTGGAATGCGGCCTCGGCAAGGCGGACGTGCGGCGGTTGGCGGCGGCTTGGGGGCTACCGATCTGGGACAAGCCGGCGACGCCGTGCCTGTCGAGCCGGGTGGCCTATGGGGAGGAGGTCACACCCGAGCGATTGGCGATGATCGACGGCGCGGAGCAATGTTTGCGACGTTTGGGGCTGCGCGAACTACGGGTGCGGTACCACCGCGGGGACTTGGCGCGGATTGAAGTGCCGGCTGAGGCAATCGGGGGACTGGTCGCGCCGGCCGTACGAGAGACGTTGCTCGCCGAGTTACAG from the Pirellulales bacterium genome contains:
- the larE gene encoding ATP-dependent sacrificial sulfur transferase LarE, which gives rise to MNTAKPIASDASTAAQQAALVDCLRGYGSCLVALSAGVDSAVVAKAAQVALGAKAVAVTGQSASLASGELEQAIELARQIGIRHEVVATQEFGKAEYLANAPDRCYHCKTELYTQLEPIAARLGARVIANGANLDDQGDYRPGMNAAREHEVRSPLLECGLGKADVRRLAAAWGLPIWDKPATPCLSSRVAYGEEVTPERLAMIDGAEQCLRRLGLRELRVRYHRGDLARIEVPAEAIGGLVAPAVRETLLAELQALGFKFVTLDLAGFRSGSLNALVLHDIQPMNG